The following proteins are encoded in a genomic region of Poecilia reticulata strain Guanapo linkage group LG11, Guppy_female_1.0+MT, whole genome shotgun sequence:
- the lpcat1 gene encoding lysophosphatidylcholine acyltransferase 1 isoform X1, whose product MKTSSSPPAETDRNPFVHELKFSMTDKIKIGLMSVTVFPVRLLLVSFFMLLAWPFAFTASLGRSELVPDPQSWWRRIIDLCLRVIMRAMWFCGGFHWIKVKGERAPPSEVPILTVAPHSSYFDAIPVTMTMCSIVAKLESQSVPVWGTLISYIRPVLVFRSDQHSRRKTVEEIKRRAQSGGKWPQIMIFPEGTCTNRSGLILFKAGAFIPGLPVQPVVLRYSNKLDTISWTWRGPGAFKILWLTLCQPHNSVEIEYLPIYHPSAKERENPALFASNVRRLMAEALEVPLTDLSFDDRDIILSHGPLRIHDYTSLLHFNQLLGQLGLKSGSRGGRLEEEARRAVKLQGDRLGLEDLAQFLSLPVTDTLRHVHSLFHQDGDGKIDVRHYVTALSTVQRPQKPLDTLKLAFQLYEEDSGGVTGDDLAVILEIMLGVKEVELAPLFLELEAQHTAKITYDELQCLIKKRPHFSVDCLSFKDHPRRGCIDQLNYCNGHNKDD is encoded by the exons ATGAAGACTTCCAGCAGTCCGCCTGCGGAAACTGACAGAAACCCGTTTGTCCACGAGCTGAAGTTTTCCATGACAGACAAAATAAAG ATCGGACTCATGTCGGTTACAGTTTTTCCAGTCCGGCTGCTGTTGGTCTCTTTCTTCATGCTGCTGGCGTGGCCTTTCGCCTTCACGGCTTCGCTGGGGCGTTCTGAGCTTGTCCCCGATCCACAGTCGTGGTGGAGGAG AATAATAGATCTTTGTCTCCGGGTCATTATGCGAGCCATGTGGTTCTGTGGTGGTTTCCATTGGATCAAAGTGAAAGGAGAGCGAGCGCCGCCTTCTGAAGTTCCCATCCTCACCGTTGCCCCGCATTCCTCCTATTTCGACGCGATCCCAGTCACCATGACCATGTGCTCCATTGTCGCCAAGCTGGAGAGTCAGAGCGTCCCAGTCTGGGGCA CTCTGATCAGCTACATCAGGCCCGTGTTGGTATTCCGGTCGGATCAGCACTCCAGGAGAAAAACTGTTGAGGAGATCAAACGAAGAGCCCAGTCTGGAGGAAAGTGGCCCCAG ATCATGATATTCCCTGAGGGGACGTGCACCAACAGGTCGGGTCTCATCTTATTCAAGGCTG gTGCTTTCATCCCAGGACTCCCAGTGCAGCCAGTGGTGCTGCGATACTCAAACAAACTG GACACGATTTCGTGGACGTGGCGCGGCCCTGGAGC gtttAAGATTTTGTGGCTCACTCTGTGTCAGCCTCATAACTCTGTAGAGATCGAG TATTTACCCATCTACCACCCGTCAGCGAAGGAGAGGGAAAACCCTGCTCTGTTTGCCAGTAACGTCAGGAGGCTCATGGCCGA GGCGCTGGAGGTTCCCCTCACAGACCTGTCCTTCGACGACCGGGACATCATCCTGTCACACGGCCCGCTGAGAATACACGACTACACCAGCCTGCTGCACTTCAACCAGCTGCTGGGCCAACTGGG GTTAAAGTCGGGGAGCAGAGGCGGCCGGCTGGAAGAGGAGGCCAGGAGGGCCGTCAAGCTGCAGGGGGACAGACTGGGACTGGAGGACTTGGCCCAGTTTCTCAGCCTTCCAGTTACAGACACGCTCAGACATGTCCACAGCCTCTTCCATCAG GATGGAGACGGAAAGATAGACGTCAGACACTATGTCACCGCTCTGTCCACTGTACAGCGACCTCAGAAACCCCTGGACACATTAAAGCTGGCCTTCCAG CTGTATGAGGAGGACAGCGGGGGAGTCACAGGAGACGACCTGGCCGTCATCTTAGAAATAATGTTGGGAGTAAAGGAAGTGGAGCTCGCTCCTCTGTTCCTTGAACTCGAAGCTCAACACACAGCGAAGATCACTTATG
- the lpcat1 gene encoding lysophosphatidylcholine acyltransferase 1 isoform X3, with protein sequence MSVTVFPVRLLLVSFFMLLAWPFAFTASLGRSELVPDPQSWWRRIIDLCLRVIMRAMWFCGGFHWIKVKGERAPPSEVPILTVAPHSSYFDAIPVTMTMCSIVAKLESQSVPVWGTLISYIRPVLVFRSDQHSRRKTVEEIKRRAQSGGKWPQIMIFPEGTCTNRSGLILFKAGAFIPGLPVQPVVLRYSNKLDTISWTWRGPGAFKILWLTLCQPHNSVEIEYLPIYHPSAKERENPALFASNVRRLMAEALEVPLTDLSFDDRDIILSHGPLRIHDYTSLLHFNQLLGQLGLKSGSRGGRLEEEARRAVKLQGDRLGLEDLAQFLSLPVTDTLRHVHSLFHQDGDGKIDVRHYVTALSTVQRPQKPLDTLKLAFQLYEEDSGGVTGDDLAVILEIMLGVKEVELAPLFLELEAQHTAKITYDELQCLIKKRPHFSVDCLSFKDHPRRGCIDQLNYCNGHNKDD encoded by the exons ATGTCGGTTACAGTTTTTCCAGTCCGGCTGCTGTTGGTCTCTTTCTTCATGCTGCTGGCGTGGCCTTTCGCCTTCACGGCTTCGCTGGGGCGTTCTGAGCTTGTCCCCGATCCACAGTCGTGGTGGAGGAG AATAATAGATCTTTGTCTCCGGGTCATTATGCGAGCCATGTGGTTCTGTGGTGGTTTCCATTGGATCAAAGTGAAAGGAGAGCGAGCGCCGCCTTCTGAAGTTCCCATCCTCACCGTTGCCCCGCATTCCTCCTATTTCGACGCGATCCCAGTCACCATGACCATGTGCTCCATTGTCGCCAAGCTGGAGAGTCAGAGCGTCCCAGTCTGGGGCA CTCTGATCAGCTACATCAGGCCCGTGTTGGTATTCCGGTCGGATCAGCACTCCAGGAGAAAAACTGTTGAGGAGATCAAACGAAGAGCCCAGTCTGGAGGAAAGTGGCCCCAG ATCATGATATTCCCTGAGGGGACGTGCACCAACAGGTCGGGTCTCATCTTATTCAAGGCTG gTGCTTTCATCCCAGGACTCCCAGTGCAGCCAGTGGTGCTGCGATACTCAAACAAACTG GACACGATTTCGTGGACGTGGCGCGGCCCTGGAGC gtttAAGATTTTGTGGCTCACTCTGTGTCAGCCTCATAACTCTGTAGAGATCGAG TATTTACCCATCTACCACCCGTCAGCGAAGGAGAGGGAAAACCCTGCTCTGTTTGCCAGTAACGTCAGGAGGCTCATGGCCGA GGCGCTGGAGGTTCCCCTCACAGACCTGTCCTTCGACGACCGGGACATCATCCTGTCACACGGCCCGCTGAGAATACACGACTACACCAGCCTGCTGCACTTCAACCAGCTGCTGGGCCAACTGGG GTTAAAGTCGGGGAGCAGAGGCGGCCGGCTGGAAGAGGAGGCCAGGAGGGCCGTCAAGCTGCAGGGGGACAGACTGGGACTGGAGGACTTGGCCCAGTTTCTCAGCCTTCCAGTTACAGACACGCTCAGACATGTCCACAGCCTCTTCCATCAG GATGGAGACGGAAAGATAGACGTCAGACACTATGTCACCGCTCTGTCCACTGTACAGCGACCTCAGAAACCCCTGGACACATTAAAGCTGGCCTTCCAG CTGTATGAGGAGGACAGCGGGGGAGTCACAGGAGACGACCTGGCCGTCATCTTAGAAATAATGTTGGGAGTAAAGGAAGTGGAGCTCGCTCCTCTGTTCCTTGAACTCGAAGCTCAACACACAGCGAAGATCACTTATG
- the lpcat1 gene encoding lysophosphatidylcholine acyltransferase 1 isoform X2, with product MKSDSCRLQFFQSGCCWSLSSCCWRGLSPSRLRWGVLSLSPIHSRGGGGVLGIIDLCLRVIMRAMWFCGGFHWIKVKGERAPPSEVPILTVAPHSSYFDAIPVTMTMCSIVAKLESQSVPVWGTLISYIRPVLVFRSDQHSRRKTVEEIKRRAQSGGKWPQIMIFPEGTCTNRSGLILFKAGAFIPGLPVQPVVLRYSNKLDTISWTWRGPGAFKILWLTLCQPHNSVEIEYLPIYHPSAKERENPALFASNVRRLMAEALEVPLTDLSFDDRDIILSHGPLRIHDYTSLLHFNQLLGQLGLKSGSRGGRLEEEARRAVKLQGDRLGLEDLAQFLSLPVTDTLRHVHSLFHQDGDGKIDVRHYVTALSTVQRPQKPLDTLKLAFQLYEEDSGGVTGDDLAVILEIMLGVKEVELAPLFLELEAQHTAKITYDELQCLIKKRPHFSVDCLSFKDHPRRGCIDQLNYCNGHNKDD from the exons ATGAA ATCGGACTCATGTCGGTTACAGTTTTTCCAGTCCGGCTGCTGTTGGTCTCTTTCTTCATGCTGCTGGCGTGGCCTTTCGCCTTCACGGCTTCGCTGGGGCGTTCTGAGCTTGTCCCCGATCCACAGTCGTGGTGGAGGAGGTGTGTTGGG AATAATAGATCTTTGTCTCCGGGTCATTATGCGAGCCATGTGGTTCTGTGGTGGTTTCCATTGGATCAAAGTGAAAGGAGAGCGAGCGCCGCCTTCTGAAGTTCCCATCCTCACCGTTGCCCCGCATTCCTCCTATTTCGACGCGATCCCAGTCACCATGACCATGTGCTCCATTGTCGCCAAGCTGGAGAGTCAGAGCGTCCCAGTCTGGGGCA CTCTGATCAGCTACATCAGGCCCGTGTTGGTATTCCGGTCGGATCAGCACTCCAGGAGAAAAACTGTTGAGGAGATCAAACGAAGAGCCCAGTCTGGAGGAAAGTGGCCCCAG ATCATGATATTCCCTGAGGGGACGTGCACCAACAGGTCGGGTCTCATCTTATTCAAGGCTG gTGCTTTCATCCCAGGACTCCCAGTGCAGCCAGTGGTGCTGCGATACTCAAACAAACTG GACACGATTTCGTGGACGTGGCGCGGCCCTGGAGC gtttAAGATTTTGTGGCTCACTCTGTGTCAGCCTCATAACTCTGTAGAGATCGAG TATTTACCCATCTACCACCCGTCAGCGAAGGAGAGGGAAAACCCTGCTCTGTTTGCCAGTAACGTCAGGAGGCTCATGGCCGA GGCGCTGGAGGTTCCCCTCACAGACCTGTCCTTCGACGACCGGGACATCATCCTGTCACACGGCCCGCTGAGAATACACGACTACACCAGCCTGCTGCACTTCAACCAGCTGCTGGGCCAACTGGG GTTAAAGTCGGGGAGCAGAGGCGGCCGGCTGGAAGAGGAGGCCAGGAGGGCCGTCAAGCTGCAGGGGGACAGACTGGGACTGGAGGACTTGGCCCAGTTTCTCAGCCTTCCAGTTACAGACACGCTCAGACATGTCCACAGCCTCTTCCATCAG GATGGAGACGGAAAGATAGACGTCAGACACTATGTCACCGCTCTGTCCACTGTACAGCGACCTCAGAAACCCCTGGACACATTAAAGCTGGCCTTCCAG CTGTATGAGGAGGACAGCGGGGGAGTCACAGGAGACGACCTGGCCGTCATCTTAGAAATAATGTTGGGAGTAAAGGAAGTGGAGCTCGCTCCTCTGTTCCTTGAACTCGAAGCTCAACACACAGCGAAGATCACTTATG